CAGCTCCTCGTCCGACACCCCGCTGCCGAGCAACCTGGTGGCGATCGGCGAGGTCGGCCTGGCGGGCGAGGTGCGCCGGGTGACGGGTGTGCAGCGCCGGCTGGCCGAGGCCCACCGGCTGGGCTTCACCCACGCGCTCGTCCCGCCGGACCCGGGCAAGGTGCCGCCCGGCATGAAGGTGGTCGAGGTGTCGGACATCGGCGAGGCGCTGCGGGCGATCCCGGGCCGCCGTCGGGCCTCCCGGCCGCGCCAGGAGCAGTCCCCGGCGGCGGTCGCCGCACCCCGGGGCAGTGCCGGCGACCCGGCCCGGGCCGCCCTGCAGGCCTACGTTCCGGCCCACCCGGAGGAGCTGATGGAGGGCTGGGAGCCGGTCGGCGCGGACGAACTCGACTGACTCCGGCCCCGCTATTGCCGCACGCAGTTAGACTTTGCCCTGTCTAATGGGCAATTGGTAATCGGTGCAGTAATAAGCGAGAGACCGTCGGGCGCCGCGCCACGCGGTCCGGCTCGACCGGAGGAGTCACGTGGCAGCCAGCGACCGGGCGGACAGGTCCCCCCGCGAGGAGGCCCTGCTGCGGGCCTCCCTCACTGCTATCGCGCCGGGCACGGCGCTGCGGGACGGGCTGGAGCGGGTGCTGCGGGCCAACACCGGCGGGCTCATCGTGCTCGGTTTCGACAAGAGCGTGGAGTCGCTCTGCACCGGCGGTTTCGTGCTGGACGTCGAGTTCACCGCCACCCGCCTGCGCGAGCTGTGCAAGCTCGACGGCGCGGTGATCCTGGACAAGGACATCACCAAGATCGTGCGGGCCGGTGTCCATCTGATGCCGGACTCCGCCATCCCGACCGACGAGACGGGCACCCGGCACCGCACCGCCGAGCGGGTGAACCGGCAGACCGGCTTCCCCGTGGTCGCGGTCTCGCACTCGATGCGCCTGATCGCCATGTACGTCAACGGCAGCCGCCGGGTGCTGGAGGACTCCACGACCGTCCTCTCCCGCGCCAACCAGGCCCTCGCCACCCTGGAGCGCTACAAGCTCCGGCTGGACGAGGTCGCCGGCACGCTCTCCGCGCTGGAGATCGAGGACCTGGTGACCGTCCGCGACGTGGCCGCCGTCGTGCAGCGGCTGGAGATGGTCCGGCTGATCGCGGCCGAGATCGCCGGATACGTGCTGGAGCTCGGCACCGACGGCCGGCTGCTCTCGCTCCAGCTGGACGAGCTGATCGCCGGCGTGGAGCCGGAGCGCGAGCTCGTCGCCCGGGACTACTTCCCGGAGCGGGCCGCCAAGAAGGGCCGCACGGTCACCGAGGTGCTGGCCGACCTGGAGGCGCTGACCCACGCCGAGCTGCTCGACCTGCAGACGGTGGTCAAGGCGCTCGGCTACTCGGGCTCGCTGGAGTCGCTGGACTCGGCGGTCTCGCCGCGCGGCTACCGGCTGCTCGCCAAGGTGCCCCGGCTGCCGAACACCGTGATCGAGCGGCTGGTGGAGCACTTCGGCGGGCTGCAGAAGCTGCTCGCCGCCAGCATCGACGACCTGCAGACGGTCGAGGGCGTCGGCGAGACCCGGGCCCGTTCGGTGCGCGAGGGGCTCTCCCGCCTCGCCGAGTCGTCCATCCTGGAGCGGTACGTCTGACGCCCGCGCGGCCCCGACCGGGGCCGACGCACCGCCGGCCCGTCCGGTGGGGCGGACGGGCCGGGCTGCTGACCACTACTCTCCCTCTCGTCAGGGTCGCGTCAAAGAGGCTTTCCCGACAACGCACAGGCTTCACACAGGCGTGCGGTTTGCGGGGCGGTGAACCGGGACGTACCGGTGCAGACCGCCGTCGCCGACACGCGCCCGTGACGCCGAGTCGGACGGCCGACACGCGCCCGTCACGCGGCGCACCGCAGCGCCGTCCGAAAACCGCCGTCCGGCGGCCCGCCGGAGGTGCGGAGCCACCGTCCGGTGACACGAAACGGCCCGCCCCCGAGGTGTCGGGGGCGGGCCGTTCGAGTGCCGGGAGCTCAGTCCTCCAGGCGGATGGACGTGCGGGCCGAGACCGGGCCGCCGGACGGGCCGGACAGGTCCGCCTGGACCAGGTAGTTGCCGGGCCCGGCGGCCGTGCCGTCGGCGGAGGCGCACTGCGGCTTGCTGCGGGTGCGGTTCCAGGTGAAGTTCTCGGTCAGACCGGCGCCGGCCGCCAGTTGCACCCAGGTCGGCTGGCGGCTCGCCGGGCAGTCGCCGGAGGACCAGACCCGCTCGCCGGAGCTGGCGGTGACGGTCAGCGTCGAGGCCGTGCGGCCGAGGTCGACCCGGCAGCCCGCGCCCGAGGTGTTGCGGACGGTCAGCGAGAACCGCGGCTTGACCTTGACGGTGTACGAGTTGAGGCCGCTCGCCAGCTCCAGCGAGACCTGGGAGGCCGCGCACGCCGGAAGCGCCATCACCTCGGCCGTGTTGGTGGGCGGCTGGCCGCCGCCGGTGCCGCCGCTCCCGGTGCCGCCGGCAGCGGAGCCGTCCGAACCGCCGGCGGTGCTGCCGGTGCCGTCCGAACTCCCGCCGCCCGTACCGCCGGTGGAAAGACTGACGTCCCCGCCGCCGGTGCCGGTCGGGCTCCCGGTGGTACCGCCGGTGCCGCCAGGGCGCGAGGTGATGGCCGAGCCGGACGGGCTGGCCCCGGGCGTGATCGACTGGACCGGGGCGGCCTGCGCGGTCTTCTTCCGGTCCTCCGCGTCCTTGTCGCCCGAGCCGGCGAGGAGCCAGGCCACCAGCGCGGCGACGACGGCCAGCGCGGCGAGCACGACGAGACGCCGTCGCCAGTAGATCGAGGCCGGCAACGGTCCCACGGGTTGACGCAGAGAGGGCACGCGCAAACTCTACGAGACTGTGTGCACCCGTTGATGCATCAACACTGTACGGGGATCACTTCCTTCACATGATCCGCCATTTGCTCCGGACGGGCGAGGACGGTTCGGGCCATTTCCGGTCCTGTCCCGGCCCTCTGCCGCGCCCTATAGTCGCGTCATGGCGATCGAGCAGCGCAGCGACCCCGACCCGGCCCGCATCCTCGCCGAGGCGCGCCGCGCCTTCTTCGTGATGTTCGCATTCCTCTGCGCCGTGTGGGCCGTGCAACTCGTCAACTGGCTCGGCGACTACGCGCTCACCCTCGACTTCGGCATCCGCTCGCACCGCGCCGAGCGGCTCCCGGACGTTCTCGCCGCGCCCTTCCTGCACGTGAACTGGCAGCACGTGGAGAGCAATTCGGGCCCGCTGTTCGTCTTCGGGTTCCTCGCCGCGTACCGCGGGGTGCGGAAGTTCCTCGGCCTGACCCTGCTGGTGGCACTGACCAGCGGCGCCACGGTCTGGCTGTTCGAGCGCGAGCAGGTCGTGACGGTCGGCGCCAGTGGGCTGGTCTTCGGCTACTTCGGCTACGTGGTGCTGCGCGGCCTGATCGACCGGAACCTCATCGACAGCCTGGTCGGCCTGGTGATGGCCGCCTCGTTCGCCTACATCCTCACCACCGCCGTGCCCGGTACCCCCGGCGTGAGCTGGCTGGGGCACCTCGGCGGGCTGGTCGGCGGCCTGCTCGGCGCCTGGCTGCTGCGCGACCGCGCCGCCCGTGCCGCGCGCCCGGCCCGCACGGCAGGTACCGGCAGGGGAGTCCCCGAGGGCCGCGCCGACGGTGCGGCCGTGCCCGCACAGGGTGGCACGGCCGGACACCTGCCGGAGAGCCCGCGGGCCGCGCTGCTCAAGGAGTTGGACGACCTCGGGCTGTGACCCGCCGGGCCCGGCACCCGCGGGCCCGGCCCGGCAGCCTCCCCCGGCGTGGGAGGATCGGCAGTGCCATGGTTGCCATCGACATCACTCCCTCCCGGCTGCACTCCACCGTCATCGGCTGGTACGAGGCCAACGCACGCGACCTGCCCTGGCGGGCCCCGACCGCCACGCCCTGGGCGGTGATGGTCAGCGAGTTCATGCTCCAGCAGACCCCGGTGAAGCGGGTGCTGCCGTCCTGGGCGGCCTGGATGGAACGCTGGCCCACCCCGGCGGACCTGGCCGCCGACGCACCCGGCGAGGCCGTCCGGATGTGGGGCCGGCTCGGCTACCCGCGGCGCGCGCTGCGGCTGCACGGCGCCGCCGTGGCGATCACCGAGCAGCACGGCGGGCAGGTCCCGGAGGACCACACGGCGCTGCTGGCCCTGCCCGGGGTGGGCGAGTACACCGCGGCCGCGGTGGCGTCGTTCGCGTTCCGGCAGCGGCACGTGGTGCTGGACACCAATGTCCGACGGGTGTTCGCCCGGGCGGTGACGGGGGTGGAGTACCCGGCCCAGGCCACCACCGCCGCCGAGCGCCGGACGGCCGCCGCGTACCTGCCCGACGCCGCCGAGCGGGCGGCGACCTGGGCGGTCGCGGTGATGGAGCTCGGCGCGCTGATCTGCACCGCCCGCGGCCCCGAGTGCGAGGGCTGCCCGCTGTTCGCGGACTGCGCCTGGCAGCGGGCCGGCCGCCCGCCGTACGAGGGCCCGACCCGCCGCGGGCAGACCTACGAGGGCACCGACCGCCAGGTCCGCGGCAAGCTGCTGGCCGTGCTGCGCGAGGCGAACGGCGAGGTGCCGCAGGCCCGGCTGGACGCCGTCTGGCCGGACGCCGTGCAGCGGGCCCGCGCCCTGGACGGGCTGGTCTCCGACGGCCTGGTGGAGCCGGTCGCGCAGGGCGTCTACCGGCTGCCGCACTGAGCACACCGACGCCGCCGACGACACCGGCGCCGCAGACGACACCGACGACAACGCGAAGGGCCCTCCCGGCACGTGCCGGGAGGGCCCTGTCACCGCGCGGGGATCAGACCGCTTCGAGCTGGGTCTCGGGCTTCTGCGTGCCCGCGCCGCGCAGCGGCACCTCGCGCAGGAAGACCGCCGCGGCGACCGCGACCAGGCTGATCACGGCGCCCCACAGGAACACGGTGTGCATGCCGTTGGAGACGGCGTGGTGGTAGGCGTCCTGGACGGCGGGGCGCATCGTGCGCAGCGCCCCGGGACCCATCCGGCCGAGGTCGGCGCCCGCTGCGCCGGCGGCGCCGCCGAGCCGCTCCTTCATGGTCTCGGTGACCTGGTGGTTGAAGAGCGCGCCGAACAGCGCCACACCGATCGAGCCGCCGATGGTGCGGAACAGCGTGGCGGTGGACGAGGCCACGCCCATGTCCTTCAACTCGACGCTGTTCTGCGCGACCAGCATCGTCACCTGCATCAGGAAGCCCATGCCGGCGCCCAGCACGACCATCCAGCAGGCCGAGGTGAACCGGCTGGTGTCGGTGCCGAGGGTGGAGAGCAGCAGCGAGCCGCCGGCCATCACCGCGGTGCCGATGATCGGGTAGATCCGGTACTTGCCGGTCTTGGTGATGGCCTGGCCGACCACCAGCGAGATCACCAGCATGCCGAACATCATCGGCATCAGCAGCAGGCCGGAGTTGGTCGCCGAGGCGCCCTGCACCGTCTGCTGGTAGAGCGGCAGGAAGGTCACGGCGCCGAACATCGCGAAACCGACGATGAAGCCGATCACCGAGACCATGGCGAAGTTGCGGTTCTTGAAGAGCGTCAGCGGCAGCATCGGCTCCTCGACCCGCTGCTCGACGTAGCAGAAGCCGATCAGGGTGGCGGCGGCGAGCGCGCCCAGGCCCAGGATCTGCTTGGAGCCCCAGGCGTACTCCTGGCCGCCCCAGGTGGTGAGGAGCACGAGCGAGGTGATGCCGACCGTCAGCAGCAGCGCGCCCAGGTAGTCGATCCGGGCCGTGGAGCGGATGCTGGGCAGCTTCAGGGTGATCACGATGAAGGCCAGCGCGAGCACGCCGAGCGGCAGGTTGATGTAGAACGTCCAGCGCCAGCTCAGGTGGTCGGTGATGAAGCCGCCGATCAGCGGGCCGCCGATGGTGGCGAGCGCCATGACCGCGGCGAACATGCCCTGGTACTTGCCGCGGTCGCGCGGCGCGACCAGCGCACCCATGATCGACATCACGCCAACCATCAGACCGCCGGCGCCGAGGCCCTGCACGGCACGGAAGGCGATCAGCTGGCCCATCGAACCGGACAGTCCGGAGAGCGCGGATCCGGCCAGGAAGATCGCGATCGACAGGACGAAGGTGCCCTTGCGGCCGTACAGGTCGCCCAGCTTGCCCCAGATCGGGGTGGAGGCCGCGGTCGCCAGGGTGTAGGCGGTGACCACCCAGGAGAGGTGCTCGGCGCCGCCGAGCTCGCCGACGATGGTGGGCATCGCGGTGCCGACGATCAGGTTGTCGAGCATGGCGAGCAGCATCGCGACGACGAGGCCGATCATCACCAGCCGGATCTCGCGCGGGGAGCGGGGGAGGACGTCGGCCGCCTCCGCGGTGTCGGCTGCGGATCCGTCCGCAGCTTTTTCTACCTGGTGTGCCATCGAGATTCTCCCCGGAGAGCGGCTGGGCCGCGTGGTTCGCGACCTACTTACTTGACGACCGGCTAGTTGTCCGGCGCGTGGCACGGTAAGTTGTCCCCCACCCGGGCGTCAAGCCGGTTTCGGCGGACCGCCCCCGGGCAGGGAGAATGAACCCCAGGGGCGCGCCGCAAGCCGGTGCGCGCCCGCCACCCCACCGGAGCCACGAGGCAGGCCACCCACCGATGAGTACGACCCAGAGCCCCCGCAGCGACACCCGAGCGCGCATCATCGAGGTGGCCCTGGAACTCTTCGCCGCACAGGGGTACGAGAAGACCTCACTGCGCGAGATCGCCGACCGCCTCGGGGTCACCAAGGCCGCGCTCTACTACCACTTCAAGACCAAGGACGACATCGTCCACGGCATCGTCGAATCCATGGCCGCCCCGATAGACGAGGCGATCAGCTGGGGCCGCGACCGGACCTGGTCCCCCCAGATGCGCGACGAGCTGGTGCGGCGCTTCGCCGCCGGCATGGCCGACCGCGCGCCGCTGCTGCGCTTCTTCCACGAGAACCAGCCCGCGCTGCGGGACTCCGCGGCCGGCTCCGAGTTCAAGGACCGGATGCTGGCGATGATCGGGCTCATCCAGGGCCCGGGCGCCACCTTCCGCGAGCGGCTGCGCGCCACCGTGGCGCTCTTCTCGATCAACTCGGCGCTGTTCCTGCTCAAGCAGGACCACGTGGAGCCCGGCGAGGACTGCCCGGCCGGGGCGCAGACGGAGCAGCCGAGCCTCGCCGAGGCCATGCAGGCCGCCGTGGAGCTCGCGCTGGAGATAGCGTCCGGGATCGAGCCGGCGGCCGCGGGCACCGGCGCCTGACGGCCCCCTCGGGGGCCGCCGCCGGGCGGATCAGAAGTTCCGGGCGCCGTGGGCCCAGAGGTACTTCACCGGGTCGATCACGGCGCCGTACCGGTTGGCGGTGCGGATCTCGAAGTGCAAGTGCGGGCCGGTCGAGTTGCCGGTGTTGCCGGACAGGCCGACCCGGTCCCCGGCGTGGACCTTCTGGCCCGCGTGCACGCCGAGTTTCGACATGTGCGCGTACTGGGCGAAGTGGCCGTCCGAGAGCTTCAGCACGACCTGGTTGCCGTACGCGCCGGCCCAGCCGGCCGAGACCACGGTGGCGTCGCCGACGGCCACCAGCGGGGTGCCCGGGCGGACGGCGAAGTCCACACCGGTGTGGAAACCGGCCGCGTAGCTGTGGTTCGTCTTGTGGTACGGGTTGCTGGTCGGCGCGCCGGGCGCCGGCGAGGACCAGCCGGGCTGCGCCGGGGCGGGGGCCTGCTGCGGCTGGGCCTGCTGCTGGGCGGGCTGCTGCGGCTGGGCGGGCTGCGGGGCGGCCTGCTGCGGCTGCGGCTGGGCGGCGGGCTGCTGGGGCTGCTCGGCCGGCGGCTGCGCGAGGTTGTGCGCCACCGCGACGGAGTCCTGCGCGTCGACCGAGCGCGGCTGCTTGTAGGTGCTCGGCGCGGCGACCTGCACGACCCGGGTCTCCTGCCGCGGGGGCGCGGCGGCGGTGAACACCGAGCTGCCCGGCACCGTCGGGTGGACGGTCGCCTGCGCCGCGGCGTGGCCCGGCAGCAGCAGCGCACCCAGCGCCAGCGCGGCGACACCGCCCGAGGCCACCTTCGCCCGGTTCCGCAGCAGCGGCGAGGCCGCCGCCCGGTCGCCCGACAGCGAGTCCGTCGTGGTGCCCGGCAGGCTGCCGTTCAGCGCGCGGGAGGTCAGCGAACGGGCGTTGAGCAGAGCCGCGGCGGTGCCGGCGGAGGCCGTGCGGACGAAACGACGGGTGGCGTCGGAGAACGAAGGCATGGTGGCTTGACCTCGCGGAAGGGGGCGGTGCGCAGCGGAGCCGCACGGCTCCCTGGCGGGGACCACTCCGGTGTAATCGCTCCGCCGGGCGGGCCCAAACGGTGTGACCTACGACGGCCCGTCGTGGTGGACACCCGTCGCGCTCCGGCGGGCCCGCCGTCCCCGGCCGTGGCGGCCCGCCGCACTACTACCCGCTCTCGTACCGGGGCCGGAGCCTGTGACCACCGCCACCGCGCTACCCCGGCGGGCGGCCGCCAATCGTGACCCTGGTCACTGCCCCGGCGGGCCGGAGGAGGACCGCAGGAGACGCAGTACGGCAACTTCCCGTCCTGATCGGTCCATCCGGAGCGCCGGGCGCCGATCCGGGCGAGGATCGGACCGTGAACGAGGAACTCCAGCAGCGGCGCTTCGCCGCCTACCGGTCCTGCGACCGGCTGCTCTCGGGCAGTCGGCCGGTCAGCCTCCGCGAGCGGTCGGCGGCGCTCGCCGCCGACGCCGACGAGGTGTACGACCTCGACCAGCGGCCCGACGTGTACGGCGACGGCGTCGTCCGCGCCCTGGAGCAGCGGACGGCGGCACTGCTCGGCCGGGAGGCGGCGGTGTTCTTCCCGACCGGCACCATGGCCCAGCAGGTGGCGCTGCGATACTGGGCGGATCGCACCGGCAGCGCGGTGGTGGCGATGCATCCGCTCGCCCACCCGGAGCGGCACGAGCGGCGGGCCCTCACTCGGCTCACCGGGCTGCACACCGTCTGGCCGACCGTCGCGCCCCGGCTGCCCACCCCGGCCGAACTGCGCACCTGCGAGGAGCACTTCGGCACCCTGATGCTGGAACTCCCGCTGCGGGACGCCGGCTTCGTCCTGCCGACCTGGGAGGAGCTGGTGGAGACGGTCGCCGCCGCCCGCGAACTCGGCGCCCGGGTGCAC
This genomic window from Streptomyces sp. TLI_235 contains:
- a CDS encoding diadenylate cyclase, with amino-acid sequence MAASDRADRSPREEALLRASLTAIAPGTALRDGLERVLRANTGGLIVLGFDKSVESLCTGGFVLDVEFTATRLRELCKLDGAVILDKDITKIVRAGVHLMPDSAIPTDETGTRHRTAERVNRQTGFPVVAVSHSMRLIAMYVNGSRRVLEDSTTVLSRANQALATLERYKLRLDEVAGTLSALEIEDLVTVRDVAAVVQRLEMVRLIAAEIAGYVLELGTDGRLLSLQLDELIAGVEPERELVARDYFPERAAKKGRTVTEVLADLEALTHAELLDLQTVVKALGYSGSLESLDSAVSPRGYRLLAKVPRLPNTVIERLVEHFGGLQKLLAASIDDLQTVEGVGETRARSVREGLSRLAESSILERYV
- a CDS encoding membrane associated rhomboid family serine protease, with the translated sequence MAIEQRSDPDPARILAEARRAFFVMFAFLCAVWAVQLVNWLGDYALTLDFGIRSHRAERLPDVLAAPFLHVNWQHVESNSGPLFVFGFLAAYRGVRKFLGLTLLVALTSGATVWLFEREQVVTVGASGLVFGYFGYVVLRGLIDRNLIDSLVGLVMAASFAYILTTAVPGTPGVSWLGHLGGLVGGLLGAWLLRDRAARAARPARTAGTGRGVPEGRADGAAVPAQGGTAGHLPESPRAALLKELDDLGL
- a CDS encoding A/G-specific DNA-adenine glycosylase; amino-acid sequence: MVAIDITPSRLHSTVIGWYEANARDLPWRAPTATPWAVMVSEFMLQQTPVKRVLPSWAAWMERWPTPADLAADAPGEAVRMWGRLGYPRRALRLHGAAVAITEQHGGQVPEDHTALLALPGVGEYTAAAVASFAFRQRHVVLDTNVRRVFARAVTGVEYPAQATTAAERRTAAAYLPDAAERAATWAVAVMELGALICTARGPECEGCPLFADCAWQRAGRPPYEGPTRRGQTYEGTDRQVRGKLLAVLREANGEVPQARLDAVWPDAVQRARALDGLVSDGLVEPVAQGVYRLPH
- a CDS encoding EmrB/QacA subfamily drug resistance transporter, yielding MAHQVEKAADGSAADTAEAADVLPRSPREIRLVMIGLVVAMLLAMLDNLIVGTAMPTIVGELGGAEHLSWVVTAYTLATAASTPIWGKLGDLYGRKGTFVLSIAIFLAGSALSGLSGSMGQLIAFRAVQGLGAGGLMVGVMSIMGALVAPRDRGKYQGMFAAVMALATIGGPLIGGFITDHLSWRWTFYINLPLGVLALAFIVITLKLPSIRSTARIDYLGALLLTVGITSLVLLTTWGGQEYAWGSKQILGLGALAAATLIGFCYVEQRVEEPMLPLTLFKNRNFAMVSVIGFIVGFAMFGAVTFLPLYQQTVQGASATNSGLLLMPMMFGMLVISLVVGQAITKTGKYRIYPIIGTAVMAGGSLLLSTLGTDTSRFTSACWMVVLGAGMGFLMQVTMLVAQNSVELKDMGVASSTATLFRTIGGSIGVALFGALFNHQVTETMKERLGGAAGAAGADLGRMGPGALRTMRPAVQDAYHHAVSNGMHTVFLWGAVISLVAVAAAVFLREVPLRGAGTQKPETQLEAV
- a CDS encoding TetR family transcriptional regulator, with product MSTTQSPRSDTRARIIEVALELFAAQGYEKTSLREIADRLGVTKAALYYHFKTKDDIVHGIVESMAAPIDEAISWGRDRTWSPQMRDELVRRFAAGMADRAPLLRFFHENQPALRDSAAGSEFKDRMLAMIGLIQGPGATFRERLRATVALFSINSALFLLKQDHVEPGEDCPAGAQTEQPSLAEAMQAAVELALEIASGIEPAAAGTGA
- a CDS encoding murein DD-endopeptidase MepM/ murein hydrolase activator NlpD produces the protein MPSFSDATRRFVRTASAGTAAALLNARSLTSRALNGSLPGTTTDSLSGDRAAASPLLRNRAKVASGGVAALALGALLLPGHAAAQATVHPTVPGSSVFTAAAPPRQETRVVQVAAPSTYKQPRSVDAQDSVAVAHNLAQPPAEQPQQPAAQPQPQQAAPQPAQPQQPAQQQAQPQQAPAPAQPGWSSPAPGAPTSNPYHKTNHSYAAGFHTGVDFAVRPGTPLVAVGDATVVSAGWAGAYGNQVVLKLSDGHFAQYAHMSKLGVHAGQKVHAGDRVGLSGNTGNSTGPHLHFEIRTANRYGAVIDPVKYLWAHGARNF